ACATTCACCCGTATCCGGGTCACGCTTTCTCAACCGACTGATTGTTTTCATGGACTTTTTTGGCCCGGGTCCAGAAAACATTTTTTTCCGATGCAGACAGGGCACCAAGGGATATTTTTTTTTCAGCCAGATCTGCTTCCATCAAACGAAACCGGCTTTCAAACTTGGCTGTGGACCGGGCCAGGGCTGTTTCAGGATGGAACCCGGCAAACCGGGCCACATTCACCAGAGAAAATAAAATATCACCGAACTCCAGCATGATTGCGTCTTCGTCTTTTTGTTCCAGCGCAGATTCAAATTCAGCTATCTCACTTTTCACCGTGCCCAGGACCTGGTGAATATTTTCCCAGTCAAACCCTTTTTTAACTGCGGATTTAGACACCTTCATGGCCCGGACAAGCCCGGGCATGCCTTTGGGAACATCATCCATGGCAGATAAACGAAGGTCTCCATTTTTTTCACGGGTCTTGATTTGTTCCCACTGATCCAGTAATTCAGTCCGGGTCTTTACCACGGCATCGCCATACACATGGGGATGCCGGCGGATCATCTTTTCTTTAACCGTGTCCATCACCCGGGGTATGGGAATCTGGCCGGCGTCATGAAATATCTCCATGATAAATACAATCTGGAACAGCACATCCCCCATTTCTTCACAGGTGTTCTCAAGATCCTGATCAGCCAGGGCCTGCTGAAGTTCATACACTTCTTCCGCCAGGCATTTCCACATGGTGACCGGCGTCTGCCGTCGATCCCATTCACACCCGTTTTTTCCCCGCAATGTCCGGATAACTTCCAGAATCGGGGCCAATGATTCCAATGGGATCACCCTCCTTGTGTCTGTACATTTTTCACGTTGGTTTTATTCAGCCGGTCCAGAAAATCAATCCGCAGGTTTCTGGAAATAAACAGGGTCATGGTCCGGGAGATCGTTGCCAGATACGGGGCGGTTTCAGATCGGGTCATCATGGTGGAAGACCCGGCCGGTAAAAACGTCGTCAGCATAACAAACAGCACGGAAACGATTAAAACGCCTTTGGCTGTGCCGAAAACCAGGCCGAAGGTCCGGTCCACCCACCCTAAAAACGCCACATGCATCAATTTGCGGATCAGTGCGGCCGTCAGTCCCACCGCAATCACGATACCGCAGAACAGTACACCAAAACTGATCAGATGCCGGATTGCAGGGGTTTGAACCAGAAAAGCCAGATGGGGTGACAAAATCCAGTAATAGGTGAATGCCCCGTAAAATCCGGCGATCACCGCCACGATTCCGGACACTTCCCGGATCAATCCCCGGAATACCCCCCGGATCATGCAGAACAAAACTATTACCAGAACCACCAGATCAAACCCGTTCATGGATTCCCTTTCAATCGCTTCTTATGAGGATTCAACAAATAGCAACTCCGCTGGTTTGCCGTCAAGATTTTTATTGACCTTTTTTCAAATTAAATGCACTCTAGCGCCCATGACAATCCTTGAGTTTGACAACATATCCATCGCCCGGCAATTGTTTGGATTCCACAATACCCACCTGGAAAAAATTGCCAAACGGTTCAAGATCACCATCCATTCAAGAGGCGGCTCCGTCACCCTTTCCGGACCGGATCCGGAAGTGAGTCAGGTCTGGTCTCTGCTGAACCAGCTGTATCTGCTGTTCAAGGAAAAAATCCCAGTGGAGCCCGGGGATCTGGATGCCGCCATCGCCCTGATCAAAAAAGATCCGGATGCCCGGCTGGAAACCCTGTTTATGCACACGGTTTTCACCACGGCAAGGAACAAACCGATTCGCCCTAGAAGTTTGAACCAGCTCAAATATGTCAAAGCCATTGAAACCAAAGATATCCTGTTTGCCATCGGCCCGGCCGGGACCGGAAAAACCTATCTGGCCATGGCCATGGCTGTGGCAGCCTTTGCCAGAGGGGATGTCCGAAAAATCATCCTCACCCGTCCGGCTGTAGAGGCCGGTGAAGCACTGGGGTTTCTGCCCGGTGATCTGGCCGAAAAAATCAATCCCTATCTGCGGCCTTTATATGACGCTTTGTATGACATGCTTGAATTTGAAAAAGCCCGGACGTATATTGAACAGGAAATCATTGAAATCGCCCCCATTGCATTCATGCGGGGCAGAACCCTGAACAATGCATTTATCATTTTAGACGAGGCCCAGAACACGACCTCTCAGCAGATGAAAATGTTTTTAACCCGAATCGGATACGGTTCCAAGGCCATAGTGACCGGAGACATCACCCAGATCGATTTGCCCGGCGGCAAAAAATCCGGTCTGGTGGAAGTCAGGAAGATTCTCTCCCACATCAAAGGAATCGAATTCATTCATTTTTCCAGGGATGATGTGGTCCGGCACCAGCTGGTTTCCGATATTATCGATGCCTATGAAAAAAACAAAAATTAATACCTGGCTGGATTCGGTCAGACAATTTATTTTGTCCACCCCCTACCTGTTGTGGGCCATGTTGCTGGGCATTACGCTGTTGTTCACTTTTTCCCAGACACCGGAACAGCAGCAGATCACCGATGCTTATGAGATAGGAGATGTGGCCCAGCGGGATATCAAAGCGCCCCGGGACATTTTGGTGGAAGACCGGGAAGTATCTGAGGAACGACGCGGCCAGGCCCGGAATGCGGTTCGAATCGTGTACGATTTAGACGCGGATCTGCTGCCCCGGATTCAGGCCAATGTCAAAGATGCCATGACTATCGGCCGATCCTTGTTTGAACCGGAATCGGCCCGAAACGATGAGGGTGAAACATCAGCCAAAGACACCCCGGACCCCACTTTTGTCATGGTCCTGGAAACCAAGCCCTTGTTCGAGGAAAAACTGGGCATCATGATCAGTGAAGGCGCGTATTCCATCCTGCACAAACACCGGTTCGATCCGGATATCACCCAAAAAATTCAGACCATTATGGGAAAGGTGCTTTCCAACGGGGTGGTGGCGAACAAAGAACTGCTGCTGGAACAAGAACACAAGGGCATTGTCCTGAGAAACATCAAATCCAACGAAGAACAGGTGGTCAACAACCTCAAGGTGTTCTACGGACCGGACCAGGCCAAGGCCATGGTCAGAATCGAGGGCGAACCGCTGCTCAAAAAAGTTAATTACACCCTGACCAATCTGATTGTGGATATCTGCCAGCGACTGCTCCAACCCAACATTTTCATGAACAAAAACGAGACCCAGGCCCGGATCCTGGCGGCCCAGGCTACCATCAATCCGGTCATGTACCAGATCAAAGCCGGAGAAATGATTGTCCGGGAGGGCGAACGGATCGACAAGACCCGGCTTATCAAGCTCAATGCCCTGCTGGAACAGACCGTTGTCAAAACGGTTTATGTGTCCGCCACCGGGGTTGCGCTGATCACGTTCACCCTGCTGCTGGTGTCATACCTTCTATTTTTCAGACATCATGCCGCCCTGGAAAACGACCATAACAAACACATGATTTTCCTGGCCCTGGGCCTTGTCCTGTATCTGGGCGCGGTCAAACTGTCCTCCTATCTGGTTCAGTCCGCAGATCCGAATCAGGCATGGGACCTGATGTCCGCTTCTTTTTTCATGGCCATCCCCCTGCCGGCCGCCGCCATGATCTGCTGCCTGTTTCTGGGATTCAGTATTGCCATTTATTTTTCCCTGGTGCTGTCCGTTCTGGCGAGTATGTCTTTTGGCGGCAGCTTCGAAGCATTCATCTTTTTTCTGTTAAGCTGCAGTATGGCCGCGTTCTGGGCCCAGGCCCGGCAGACCCGTAAAAACTTCATCATGACCGGCGTCAAACTGGCAATTTTCAATTCATTTCTGGCAATCGCCCTGGGGTTTTATTCCCTGACCCAGCCCGATCCGGTGATCCTGGCAAGAGAAGTAATCATCGCGTTCTGCGGTGGAATTTTTTCCGCTGTGCTGACCATCGGGTTCTGTCCATTGATTGAGATCATTTTTGACTACACCACGGAAGCCAAGCTCCTGGAACTGGCCAATCTGGATCAGCCTTTGATCAAAAAACTGATGATCGAGGCCCCGGGCACTTACAACCACAGTGTGATCGTGGCCACCCTGGCGGAAGCGGCTGCGTCCGCCATTCATGCCAACAGCCTCAAGGCCAAGGTCATGGCCTATTACCATGACATCGGAAAGCTGGACAAGATCATGTATTTCATTGAAAACCAGGCAGACGGCAAAAACCGGCACGACAAACTCTCGCCCTCCATGTCTGCGCTCATTCTCATCCAGCATGTCAAAAAAGGGGTAGAGCTGGCCAAAACCCATAAACTGGGCAATGAAATTATCGAAGGCATCACCCAGCATCACGGCACCTCGCTGATCAAATTTTTTTACAACAAGGCGTTAAAAAGCGGAAAAGACAAAATCAACGAGGAAAATTTCCGGTATCCCGGCCCCAAACCCCAGACCCGGGAGACCGGTATTGTCATGCTGGCGGATGTGGTGGAAGCGGCAGTGCGGGCCCTGGACCGGCCGACAGCCGCCAGAATCCGGGGACGGGTCAAGGAACTGATCAACGATATTTTTGCCGACGGCCAGCTGGAAGAATGTGAGCTCACCCTCAAGGACCTGCACCAGATCGCCAAAAGCTTCAACAATATCCTGACCAGTATTTATCACAGCCGTATTGAATATACAGACAAACCCCAGGAAAAGAAAAAAGAAAAAAATGACAGCACTTCAGATACTGATCGAGAACCGGCAAAAACCAATGGTGTCCACCCCGGGGCTTCGCAAAAAGACCGAACAGATCTTAAACGCCTTGGGCTGTAACCATCATGAAATCTCCATCGTGATTATGGATGACCTACAGATCAAAGAACTCAACCACAGTTTCCGGGGCATTGACCGTCCCACCAATGTGCTGTCCTTTCCCATGCAGGAAGGGGAATTTTCAGACATCACCCCCGGACTGCTGGGGGATGTGGTCATCTCAGCCCAGACCGCGGCCAGAGAAGCACAGGAAACCGGCATCACCCTGGACGAAAGAATGTCCCAGCTGCTGATCCACGGCATCCTGCATCTGGTGGGATTTGATCATGAAACTAGTGAGGCGGACGCGGACGTCATGGAAACAAAAAGTTATGAACTGTTAAGACTGGTTGAATCCAACCCGGATCTGGCGGCATTTTAACCAAAGATCCGGCGGCATTGTGAAAACCAGGAAAGGAACGATAAAATGGCAGAACTGGCTGTAAATGTTGATCATGTGGCCACCCTGCGCCAGGCCCGGGGCATTGACTATCCGGATCCGGTCGCTGCGGCGGTTGCTGCGGAAACCGCAGGTGCGGACGCCATTGTGGTCCATTTGAGAGAAGACCGCCGACATATCCAGGAACGGGACGTCCGCCTGCTCCGGCAGATCGTCCAGTCCAGACTTATCCTGGAAATGGCCGCCACCAGTGAAATGCTGGGAATCGCCCTGGACATCATGCCCGACACCGTCACTCTGGTGCCGGAAAAAAGAGAAGAGCTGACCACGGAAGGAGGGCTGGACCTGATCAGCCATCAGGATCATATCCAGGATGCGGTATCCACCCTGAAAAATGCCGGGATCCAGGTGTGTATCTTCATTGATCCGGACCTGGATCAGATCAAAATCGCCCACAAAATCGACGCGGACATGATCGAAATTCACACCGGGGCATTTTGTGATGCAGACACCCGGGCTGAAGCCCGGCGGGAATTCGACCGCATCGTGGACGCGGCCAAGATCGGGACCAAGCTCAAGCTCGGAGTCAATGCCGGTCACGGCATCTGTTACAACACCATCAAAGCCTTTGCCGGGCTTCATGAAATCCGGGAGTTTTCCATTGGGCACAGCATTGTATCCCGGGCCGTGCTCACCGGTATGGACCGGGCCGTGCGGGATATGAAAAAGCTGATCCAGGATCTGGGACAGGCCCCTATGTAATATTGCAGGTCCCTCAATCCAGCAGTCCGGACAGGACTGCGGCCCGGGTCACGCCATGGTCGTTGTTGGACACCGGCATCCGGACCCCGGTATCAAACTCCGCCGGGGCATTGGCCACCCAGAATTTCTGCCCGGCCCAGTCCATCAGATCCAGATCATTGTAATCATTGCCCACCGCCACCACCCGGGACTGCGGGATATCCAACTGCCGGGCCAGCCAGGCGGCGGCATGGCTTTTGGAAACCCGGGGATGAAACACTTCGATCCATGCGGACTGATGATCCAGAGGAGATGTGGCATGCACCACACTGTAACCGGACAATGAGGCCTGTATTTCCGCCACCTGTGCCAGAGACACTTTCGGGGGCATCACCGCCAGGACCTGGGTGGCGGTTTCAAATACCGGGGTGTCCGCGGTCAAAGGGCTGGCAAAGGATTGATACAGAACAATCCGCTGAAAAAAATCCGGATTGTCCCGGCCATGGGACCGGAACGTGAAATAGTGGGTGTCCGGGATGGCGTTGTGGACCATATAATCCAGCTGCATCTGTTCAAAACGGGCGGTGATGTGCATCACATCCGACCGGGAAATGGGCAGGTCCCGGATAATTTCATTTTTTTTAAACTTCAGCACGCCCGCGCCTGTGGAAAAGATCAGAAAATCCAGAGGCCATGAATCCGTATCCATGCCGATGTGCGCCAGGGCCCGTTGAAAAGAATACAGGCTCCGGCCCGTGGCCGCAACCACCACTACGCCTTTGGCCCTCAACCGGGCCAGGGTATCCAGGTCCCGGTGCGAGACGGTCTTGTCATCAGTCAACAAGGTCCCGTCAAGGTCGGTGACAAACAGGTGCCGGTCCGTCACAATCCTATTTTTTCTTTTTGTTCAAAGCTT
The window above is part of the Desulfotignum phosphitoxidans DSM 13687 genome. Proteins encoded here:
- a CDS encoding PhoH family protein, with protein sequence MTILEFDNISIARQLFGFHNTHLEKIAKRFKITIHSRGGSVTLSGPDPEVSQVWSLLNQLYLLFKEKIPVEPGDLDAAIALIKKDPDARLETLFMHTVFTTARNKPIRPRSLNQLKYVKAIETKDILFAIGPAGTGKTYLAMAMAVAAFARGDVRKIILTRPAVEAGEALGFLPGDLAEKINPYLRPLYDALYDMLEFEKARTYIEQEIIEIAPIAFMRGRTLNNAFIILDEAQNTTSQQMKMFLTRIGYGSKAIVTGDITQIDLPGGKKSGLVEVRKILSHIKGIEFIHFSRDDVVRHQLVSDIIDAYEKNKN
- a CDS encoding pyridoxine 5'-phosphate synthase, with the translated sequence MAELAVNVDHVATLRQARGIDYPDPVAAAVAAETAGADAIVVHLREDRRHIQERDVRLLRQIVQSRLILEMAATSEMLGIALDIMPDTVTLVPEKREELTTEGGLDLISHQDHIQDAVSTLKNAGIQVCIFIDPDLDQIKIAHKIDADMIEIHTGAFCDADTRAEARREFDRIVDAAKIGTKLKLGVNAGHGICYNTIKAFAGLHEIREFSIGHSIVSRAVLTGMDRAVRDMKKLIQDLGQAPM
- a CDS encoding HAD family hydrolase encodes the protein MTDRHLFVTDLDGTLLTDDKTVSHRDLDTLARLRAKGVVVVAATGRSLYSFQRALAHIGMDTDSWPLDFLIFSTGAGVLKFKKNEIIRDLPISRSDVMHITARFEQMQLDYMVHNAIPDTHYFTFRSHGRDNPDFFQRIVLYQSFASPLTADTPVFETATQVLAVMPPKVSLAQVAEIQASLSGYSVVHATSPLDHQSAWIEVFHPRVSKSHAAAWLARQLDIPQSRVVAVGNDYNDLDLMDWAGQKFWVANAPAEFDTGVRMPVSNNDHGVTRAAVLSGLLD
- the ybeY gene encoding rRNA maturation RNase YbeY, producing MVSTPGLRKKTEQILNALGCNHHEISIVIMDDLQIKELNHSFRGIDRPTNVLSFPMQEGEFSDITPGLLGDVVISAQTAAREAQETGITLDERMSQLLIHGILHLVGFDHETSEADADVMETKSYELLRLVESNPDLAAF
- the mazG gene encoding nucleoside triphosphate pyrophosphohydrolase yields the protein MESLAPILEVIRTLRGKNGCEWDRRQTPVTMWKCLAEEVYELQQALADQDLENTCEEMGDVLFQIVFIMEIFHDAGQIPIPRVMDTVKEKMIRRHPHVYGDAVVKTRTELLDQWEQIKTREKNGDLRLSAMDDVPKGMPGLVRAMKVSKSAVKKGFDWENIHQVLGTVKSEIAEFESALEQKDEDAIMLEFGDILFSLVNVARFAGFHPETALARSTAKFESRFRLMEADLAEKKISLGALSASEKNVFWTRAKKVHENNQSVEKA
- a CDS encoding CvpA family protein, which encodes MNGFDLVVLVIVLFCMIRGVFRGLIREVSGIVAVIAGFYGAFTYYWILSPHLAFLVQTPAIRHLISFGVLFCGIVIAVGLTAALIRKLMHVAFLGWVDRTFGLVFGTAKGVLIVSVLFVMLTTFLPAGSSTMMTRSETAPYLATISRTMTLFISRNLRIDFLDRLNKTNVKNVQTQGG
- a CDS encoding HD family phosphohydrolase, whose product is MKKTKINTWLDSVRQFILSTPYLLWAMLLGITLLFTFSQTPEQQQITDAYEIGDVAQRDIKAPRDILVEDREVSEERRGQARNAVRIVYDLDADLLPRIQANVKDAMTIGRSLFEPESARNDEGETSAKDTPDPTFVMVLETKPLFEEKLGIMISEGAYSILHKHRFDPDITQKIQTIMGKVLSNGVVANKELLLEQEHKGIVLRNIKSNEEQVVNNLKVFYGPDQAKAMVRIEGEPLLKKVNYTLTNLIVDICQRLLQPNIFMNKNETQARILAAQATINPVMYQIKAGEMIVREGERIDKTRLIKLNALLEQTVVKTVYVSATGVALITFTLLLVSYLLFFRHHAALENDHNKHMIFLALGLVLYLGAVKLSSYLVQSADPNQAWDLMSASFFMAIPLPAAAMICCLFLGFSIAIYFSLVLSVLASMSFGGSFEAFIFFLLSCSMAAFWAQARQTRKNFIMTGVKLAIFNSFLAIALGFYSLTQPDPVILAREVIIAFCGGIFSAVLTIGFCPLIEIIFDYTTEAKLLELANLDQPLIKKLMIEAPGTYNHSVIVATLAEAAASAIHANSLKAKVMAYYHDIGKLDKIMYFIENQADGKNRHDKLSPSMSALILIQHVKKGVELAKTHKLGNEIIEGITQHHGTSLIKFFYNKALKSGKDKINEENFRYPGPKPQTRETGIVMLADVVEAAVRALDRPTAARIRGRVKELINDIFADGQLEECELTLKDLHQIAKSFNNILTSIYHSRIEYTDKPQEKKKEKNDSTSDTDREPAKTNGVHPGASQKDRTDLKRLGL